A section of the Castanea sativa cultivar Marrone di Chiusa Pesio chromosome 12, ASM4071231v1 genome encodes:
- the LOC142621316 gene encoding uncharacterized protein LOC142621316 isoform X1, which produces MDLTFLSAVLVGAGCLALGYYIGARYPGHIFISARLNKDSEVVGSGKKKDKQKEPLEIESLANILEDFKMVLVVRNDLKMGKGKIAAQCSHATLGLYKKLLHRAPKALNRWEMCAQPKVVVKIESEEDMLVLQERAKSLKLPTHITIDAGRTQIAPNSRTVMALLGPIEVVDDVTGGLKLL; this is translated from the exons ATGGACCTGACGTTTCTGAGTGCCGTTCTAGTTGGGGCTGGTTGCCTTGCTCTGGGGTACTACATTGGTGCCCGATATCCTGGTCATATCTTTATCTCAGCCAGATTAAATAAAGATAGTGAAGTTGTTGGTAGTGGGAAGAAGAAGGATAAGCAAAAAGAGCCCCTTGAGATTGAAAGTCTGGCTAACATTCTTGAAGACTTCAAAATG GTTTTGGTTGTGAGGAATGATCTAAAGATGGGTAAAGGCAAAATTGCTGCCCAGTGCAG TCATGCAACTTTGGGTCTTTATAAGAAGCTTCTTCATCGGGCACCAAAAGCTTTAAACAG GTGGGAGATGTGTGCGCAGCCTAAGGTGGTTGTAAAAATAGAAAGTGAGGAAGATATGCTAGTTTTGCAA GAGCGAgcaaaatcactaaaattaccAACCCACATTACAATTGATGCAGGGAGAACACAGATTGCACCAA ATTCAAGGACGGTGATGGCTCTTCTTG GACCTATTGAAGTGGTTGATGATGTAACTGGTGGACTAAAACTATTATAG
- the LOC142621316 gene encoding uncharacterized protein LOC142621316 isoform X2 translates to MDLTFLSAVLVGAGCLALGYYIGARYPGHIFISARLNKDSEVVGSGKKKDKQKEPLEIESLANILEDFKMVLVVRNDLKMGKGKIAAQCSHATLGLYKKLLHRAPKALNRWEMCAQPKVVVKIESEEDMLVLQERAKSLKLPTHITIDAGRTQIAPKRSE, encoded by the exons ATGGACCTGACGTTTCTGAGTGCCGTTCTAGTTGGGGCTGGTTGCCTTGCTCTGGGGTACTACATTGGTGCCCGATATCCTGGTCATATCTTTATCTCAGCCAGATTAAATAAAGATAGTGAAGTTGTTGGTAGTGGGAAGAAGAAGGATAAGCAAAAAGAGCCCCTTGAGATTGAAAGTCTGGCTAACATTCTTGAAGACTTCAAAATG GTTTTGGTTGTGAGGAATGATCTAAAGATGGGTAAAGGCAAAATTGCTGCCCAGTGCAG TCATGCAACTTTGGGTCTTTATAAGAAGCTTCTTCATCGGGCACCAAAAGCTTTAAACAG GTGGGAGATGTGTGCGCAGCCTAAGGTGGTTGTAAAAATAGAAAGTGAGGAAGATATGCTAGTTTTGCAA GAGCGAgcaaaatcactaaaattaccAACCCACATTACAATTGATGCAGGGAGAACACAGATTGCACCAA AAAGATCGGAATAG